In Candidatus Polarisedimenticolia bacterium, the sequence TAAGATGGGTGCTTGCCAAGGAGGCAGACCAACATGAGGAATGTCCTGAAGAGCAAGGCGGTCCTGGCGCTCGTGCTCCCCGTCGCCCTGACCGGCTTCGCGTTCGCCGGAGCCAACTGCGATCACGGCAAGGGAGGAGAGGCGAAGGCGGGCGCGCACTGCAACCTGAACAAGAACGTCGTCAAGGAAGCGAAGCTGACCGACGACGGCGCCATCGTGACCCTGAAGGGGAAGAACGCCAAGGCCGTCAGCCACATCAAGGAGCACCTCGCCGCCCACGCCAACGGCGAGCCCTGCGAGGGCTGCCCCCTGTCCATGGAAGGCGTGACCACCAAGGTCGAGATGGCCGACGACGGCGGCACGTTCACGCTGGTCGGCAGCACTCCCGAGACCATCAAGGCGGTCCAGGAGTGGGCCCAGATGCCGGCAGGCGCCTGCTGCAAGCACGGCGAGAGCCACGAGAAGGCGTAAGTCCGGCTTTCTCGGTCGAGCGCTGGAATTCGAAGGGCCTCCGGGGCGACCCGGAGGCCCTCTTCGTTCACCCGGGCCCCGTCGGGCCGGGCTCCGCGGGCACGCCCAGTCCCGGCCGGCAGGCTAGCGCAGCGCCCCTTTGCGGAAATCGCGCCCGATCTCGCGTGCCGCGTTGTACCCCGCGGCCCCCATGACGCCGCCGCCCGGATGCGTGCACGCCCCGCACAGGTAGAGGCCGCGCACGGGAGTGCGATAGTCGGCCGCCCCCGGCACCGGGCGCATGAAGAAGAGCTGGTCGAGCGTCATGTCCCCCTGGAAGATGTTGCCGTGCGTCAATGAGAAGTCCCGCTCGAGGTCGAGCGGACTCAACACCTGCCGGTGCAGGACCGAGCCCCTGAAGTTGGGGGCGTAGCGCGTGAAGATCTCCGTCACCCGGTCGCCGAACTTCTCCTTCTCGGTGTCCCAGGTCCCTCCCTTCAGCTCGTACGGCCCGAACTGGCAGAAGACCGACATGATGTGCTGCCCCGCCGGCGCAATCGAGTCGTCGTAGACCGTCGGAATCACGGCTTCGAGGAACGGCTGCGACGACCACTGCCCGTACTTCGCCTCGTCGTAGGCCTTCTCCATGTAGTCGAGCGACGGGCAGATGTCGATCGTCCCCCGGTGCTGCGGCCCCGGCGCCTTCCCCGGCAGCGCCGTGAAGTCCGGCAGCTCGGACAGGGCGTAGTTCACCTTGATCGACGACCCGGTGATCCGGAAGCGCTCGATCGCGCGCACGAACTCCGGCGGCAGATCGCGCCGCGCGTCCATGAGCTTCAGGAAGGTGATGTTCGGATCGGCGTTGCTGACCACGGCGCGCGCCCGGACCTCCTCGCCCCCCTTCAGGACGACCCCCTCCGCCCGGCCGTCCCGGACCAGGATCCTCTCGACCGCTGCGCCGCAGCGGATCGTCACCCCCCGCTCGCGCGCCGCCCGGGCGATGCACTCCGACACCTGCCCCATGCCGCCGCGCACCACCCCCCAGCAGCCGCGCATCCCGTCCACCTCGCCCATGACGTGGTGGAACAGCACGTACGCCGTCCCCGGCGTGCGCGGCCCCGCGAACGTCCCGATCACCGCCTGGCCGCAGAGGAGCGCCTTCAGCTCCTCCGACTCGAACCACGAGTCGAGGAAGTCCTTGGCGCTCGCGACCAGGATCTCGATCTCGCCGTACAGGTCCTTCTTCAGCCC encodes:
- a CDS encoding NAD(P)/FAD-dependent oxidoreductase — its product is MADRHDVVIVGGGHNGLVASAYLAARGLEVLVLERRAFVGGASVTEEPWPGFKVSTAAYVISLLRREVVRDLDLKRHGLTIYPQDPPYFQPYPDGRHLMIWNDYNKTRAEIRKFSAKDADVYEDYEKALNRLAEFVEPLLMMTPPDPTSSRLRDLLGLLKVARLARGLKKDLYGEIEILVASAKDFLDSWFESEELKALLCGQAVIGTFAGPRTPGTAYVLFHHVMGEVDGMRGCWGVVRGGMGQVSECIARAARERGVTIRCGAAVERILVRDGRAEGVVLKGGEEVRARAVVSNADPNITFLKLMDARRDLPPEFVRAIERFRITGSSIKVNYALSELPDFTALPGKAPGPQHRGTIDICPSLDYMEKAYDEAKYGQWSSQPFLEAVIPTVYDDSIAPAGQHIMSVFCQFGPYELKGGTWDTEKEKFGDRVTEIFTRYAPNFRGSVLHRQVLSPLDLERDFSLTHGNIFQGDMTLDQLFFMRPVPGAADYRTPVRGLYLCGACTHPGGGVMGAAGYNAAREIGRDFRKGALR